AGGGATATTTTATGATTCTCTCAGATAGAACGGGCAGAAAACCAATGATCTTATGAACAAAGCTTTTTATCCGTAAGAATGTTGGCTTTACCCTCCATTAGTTCCCGTTTACGCTGAAAGAGGTTTTCCCAATCGGGAATTTTTTAATTTTTGTATCGGAAAAATTTGTCAACCCATATGACCTCCTGAGTAGTATTGACATTTTGCGCAAACTTTTCCTCCTGAAATGTAAGAATATTCAAATTGTCATCTGGAAGCCAATCGATCCGGTACTAAATTTGAACTATCTGCACACCGGAAGCAATCTATGATTTTGTTCTATAAACTAATGATTATCAACATCTGATTTTAGTATTTCACACATGAAAGTATTAATCACCGGAAATTTAGGTTATGTCGGCCCTGGCCTGGTCAAGGAATTTAGAAAGTTCCATCCTGAAACCACCCTGATTGGCTTTGATATCGGGTACTTTGCCAAACATCTTACCAGCAATACGATCAGTCCGGAGTCTTACCTGGACATGCAGTACTATGGTGATGTAAGAAAATTCCCTGAAGAGATTCTTGAGGGGGTTGACACTGTGGTAAGCCTTGCTGCTATTTCAAATGATCCCATCGGAAACCAGTTTGAAGAGGTTACCATGGACATCAACTACCGGGCGAATGTGAATATCGCTAAACTCGCCAAAAAGCATGGGGTGAAAAAATTTATTTTTGCGTCCAGCTGCAGCGTTTACGGTGCCGCCGGAGAAGATGCCCGTACGGAATCTTCTGACCTCAACCCCTTGACAGCTTACGCCAAATCCAAAATCTATTCTGAGACGGATCTGGCACCTTTAGCTGACAGCAATTTCCAGGTCACCTGCCACCGCTTTGCTACTGCTTGTGGCATGAGCGAAAGACTGCGTCTCGATCTGGTACTCAACGACTTTGTTGCAGGTGCTCTTACTTCCGGCGAAATTTCCATCCTCAGCGATGGCACACCCTGGCGTCCGCTGATCAACGTGCTGGATATGGCCCGTGCGATCCGCTGGTCTCACAACCGCGATGCTTCCGAAGGGGACTATCTCGTAGTCAATACAGGCAGCAATGTGTGGAACTATCAGGTAAAAGAACTGGCTCTCGCCGTTCAGGAGATTTTGCCAGAAGTGAAAGTGTCTGTGAATGAAAATGCCGCGCCTGACAAACGTTCCTACCGCGTCAACTTTGATAAATTTGCGGCGATCGCTCCGGATCACCAGCCACAATATGATCTGAATACTTCCGTCAGAGGACTGGTTGACGGCCTTCGTAGCATAGGATTTGGCAATGCTGACTTCAGAAATTCTATGCTCATGCGTCTAAATGTAATACGCGACCTTCTGGAAAAAGGACAAGTTGATAATAAATTAAGCCTGGTAGTATGAAATTCACTGAAACCAAATTAAAAGGAGCTTTTATCGTAGAACCAACCCCCTTTCAGGATGACCGGGGGATGTTTGCCCGTTTTTACTGCCAGCGCGAGTTTGAAGAACACGGGCTGAATCCGGCAGTAGTCAATACTAATGTATCCAGAAGCCGCTACAAGGGTACGCTCAGAGGTATGCATTTTCAGCGCGCACCCTGGGCCGAATGCAAACTGGTTCGTTGTACCCGCGGGGCATTGCTGGACGTGATCATCGACCTCAGACCCGATTCTCCTACTTTCAAGGAGTGGATCGGTGTAGAGCTCACCGCCGAAAATTATAAAATGCTGTTTGTGCCTGAAGGTTTTGCCCATGGATTTATGACATTGGTTGACGATACAGAAGCCACCTATCAGGTATCTCAGTTTTACGCGCCCAAGTTTGAGGGTGGGGTAAAATACAACGATCCCGCCTTTGGCATTGAATGGCCGATGGCACCTACCGTTATCTCCGATAAGGATGCAAACTGGCCCGATTTTACAGAAGAAGCATTTTTAGTAAAAGAAGAAAATATATGATTATCGTAGATCAGGCTCTTGCCAAATTTGCCGCTGAAGGCAAAAGAATTCGTGTAGGAATGGTTGGCGCTGGTTTTATGGGCCGTGGCGTGGTACTTCAACTGGTTCACGGTTTTGAAGGAATTGATATCGTCGCCATTTCCAACCGTACGCTTCCCGCCGCTTATCAGGCATGGAATGAAGCCGGTATTGAAGACGTAACCGAAGTGTCATCGCTGACCGCACTCGAAAATGCCATCGCATCCGGCAAACCTGCCGTAACGGAAGATGCCATGCTTATCTGCACGGCAGGGAATATTGACGTCGTACTGGACGTAACCGGTGCCGTCGAGTTTGGCGCACATGTCGCTATGACTTGTATCGACAACGGCAAACACCTTATCTCGATGAATGCTGAGGTCGATGGTACGATTGGGCCGATTCTGAAAGAAAAAGCCGATAAAGCGGGGATTATCATTACCAACGCCGATGGCGACCAGCCAGGGGTAACCATGAACCTCTACCGGATGGTAGTAGGTATTGGTCTCCGCCCGGTCCTCTGTGGGAATATCAAAGGTCTCCAGGATCCATACCGCAACCCAACCACGCAGGAAGGGTTTGCCCGCCAATGGGGACAAAAAGCTCACATGGTGACGTCTTTTGCCGATGGTAGCAAAATTTCTTTCGAACAGGCGATTATCGCGAATGGCACTGGCATGCGGGTAGCAAAAAGAGGCATGTACGGCTTTGAGGTGGAAAGAGGCAGACATGTGGATACCATGACGGGCCTTTGGCCGCAGGAAGAACTCCTCGAAGGTCCGGGTATTGTGGACTATTGCGTGGGCGCTGCGCCTGGACCGGGTGTATTTGTCTATGCGACAACCGACCACCCACGTCAGAGACATTATCTGAATCTGTACAAACTGGGTGAAGGGCCAATTTATTCCTTTTTCCGCCCATACCACCTGTGCCACTTTGAAGTACCCAACAGTATCGCCAGAGCTGTGCTTTTTGGTGATGCTACGCTGGTCCCTAAAGATAAGCCCTATGTCGATGTCATCACTACCGCCAAAATTGACCTGAAAGCAGGACAGACGCTCGACGGAATCGGCTGGTATATGACCTATGGCGAAGCTGAAAATGCCGACGTCGTTTACAAAGAACGACTGCTTCCTATGGGATTGGCCGAAGGCTGCGTGCTGAAAAATGATGTGCCCAAAGATCGTGCACTCACTTATGATGATGTGATTATCCCTGAAGGCCGGCTGATCGACCAGTTGCGGAAAGAACAGGACGAAAGATTTTTTGTCAACGTCCCGCAATTTCAAGGGTAAGTTTACAATATAATTAGCAGAACCGGGTTTCTAAAGAAACCTGGTTCTTTCCTTATTTGAATTTCTGACATTTATTTTTTGTGCCTTCCACCTTCTGCTAACTGTACTTCCTGATGAGTGGTATTACTCATAAAAACCCTGCTCCTCTTGTTTCCATTGGTATCCCGACCTATAATGGCGGTAATCGTATTGAAACAGCCCTTAACTCCATCCTTTCGCAAGACTATGAGCATGTGGAAGTAATTATCTCCGACAATGGCTCTCAGGATCATACGGAGCGCGTATGCAGGGAATGGGCTGCAAGGGATTCTCGTGTGAAATATTTTCGCCACAACGAAAACCGCGGCGTTTCTCCCAATTTTGAGTTCGCCCTGCAGCAGGCTACCGGCAAATACTTTATGTGGATGGCAGATGACGATGAAGTGGTTTCCGACATTCTTCATCGCTATGTGGATTTTCTTGAAGACCACCCTGACTATGGGCTTGTCAGCGGGCAGATCAATTACTGGAAAGATGGGAAAATGCGCTATCGCGAAACCAACCTCAGCTTTGAAGGGCGCAGTGGAATTTTGCGCGCCATCAAATACTACTGGAAAGTCAAGGAAGGCGCTTTGATCTATGGGATGATGCGAAGGGAGTGGGGGCAAAAGGTCAGATTTTTGCCCGTATTGGGCAGCGATTGGCATTTTGTGGCAGGAATGGCACTCCAGGGAAAAATTAAAAACCTTGACTTTGTGGGTTACAATAAACACGCAGGCGGGGTTTCCAGAGACTTCAGAAACTATGCGCGGGTATTTGGGGAGAAACCTATTTGGGGGATTTTGCCCTATGTAAAAATGGCACTTGACGCATTTCGACTGGTTGTTTATAGTGAAAAAATCTACCGTACCGTCTTTGCACCTGTACGATTGATCGCAGCATTAGCATCTGCAATTGGGATTTTGGTGCACTACTACCTGTGGATTAAACCACGTACTTTTGGTGGTATGTTGCTTCGCTCGATGAAGATTAAAACGCCTACTGAGCGAAAATTAAATACCCTTTAGGGGAAATATTTCTGATTCAGGGAAAGCGTCATCCTCTGTATTATTCTCATAAAATATTGGTTTATCTGAGCAGTCTAGTCTTGGAATACCAATTTTTAGTGTTAATTTTTCCTATCTGGAAATATTAATTTCGATGAATAACCCTTACCTGGCCAGTCAATCTCCCCTGGTCTCTATAGGCATTCCTGCTTATAATAGCGGAGACAGGATAGAAACGGCATTGAATTCAATCGCACGGCAACAATACCCCAATATCGAATTGATAATTTCAAATGATGCTTCAACGGATCATACCGATGAAGTCTGTCGTAAATGGGCTGAAAAAGATTCCCGAATCAAATATTTTTATCAGGAAAAAAATCTCGGTCTGGCTGCCAATTTTGAATTTGTGCTTCATCAGGCCACCGGAAAATATTTTATGTGGATGGCAGATGATGATCATCTTGTCCCTGACATTATCAGTTATTATGTAAATTTTTTGGAAAATCATCCGGCGTACTGTCTGGCAAGCGGAAAAATCAACTATTGGCAGAATGGCCGGCTAAGATACCAGGAAGGTAGTCTGAGTTTTGAGGAAGACCGGGGGCTGATTCGAACAATAAAATATTACCGGAAGGTCAAGGAAGGTGCACTGCTTTATGGGATGATGAGAAGAGAAATGGGGCAAAAAGTGCGTTTTCTTCC
The DNA window shown above is from Bacteroidia bacterium and carries:
- a CDS encoding NAD-dependent epimerase/dehydratase family protein: MKVLITGNLGYVGPGLVKEFRKFHPETTLIGFDIGYFAKHLTSNTISPESYLDMQYYGDVRKFPEEILEGVDTVVSLAAISNDPIGNQFEEVTMDINYRANVNIAKLAKKHGVKKFIFASSCSVYGAAGEDARTESSDLNPLTAYAKSKIYSETDLAPLADSNFQVTCHRFATACGMSERLRLDLVLNDFVAGALTSGEISILSDGTPWRPLINVLDMARAIRWSHNRDASEGDYLVVNTGSNVWNYQVKELALAVQEILPEVKVSVNENAAPDKRSYRVNFDKFAAIAPDHQPQYDLNTSVRGLVDGLRSIGFGNADFRNSMLMRLNVIRDLLEKGQVDNKLSLVV
- the rfbC gene encoding dTDP-4-dehydrorhamnose 3,5-epimerase; translated protein: MKFTETKLKGAFIVEPTPFQDDRGMFARFYCQREFEEHGLNPAVVNTNVSRSRYKGTLRGMHFQRAPWAECKLVRCTRGALLDVIIDLRPDSPTFKEWIGVELTAENYKMLFVPEGFAHGFMTLVDDTEATYQVSQFYAPKFEGGVKYNDPAFGIEWPMAPTVISDKDANWPDFTEEAFLVKEENI
- a CDS encoding Gfo/Idh/MocA family oxidoreductase, producing the protein MIIVDQALAKFAAEGKRIRVGMVGAGFMGRGVVLQLVHGFEGIDIVAISNRTLPAAYQAWNEAGIEDVTEVSSLTALENAIASGKPAVTEDAMLICTAGNIDVVLDVTGAVEFGAHVAMTCIDNGKHLISMNAEVDGTIGPILKEKADKAGIIITNADGDQPGVTMNLYRMVVGIGLRPVLCGNIKGLQDPYRNPTTQEGFARQWGQKAHMVTSFADGSKISFEQAIIANGTGMRVAKRGMYGFEVERGRHVDTMTGLWPQEELLEGPGIVDYCVGAAPGPGVFVYATTDHPRQRHYLNLYKLGEGPIYSFFRPYHLCHFEVPNSIARAVLFGDATLVPKDKPYVDVITTAKIDLKAGQTLDGIGWYMTYGEAENADVVYKERLLPMGLAEGCVLKNDVPKDRALTYDDVIIPEGRLIDQLRKEQDERFFVNVPQFQG
- a CDS encoding glycosyltransferase family 2 protein translates to MSGITHKNPAPLVSIGIPTYNGGNRIETALNSILSQDYEHVEVIISDNGSQDHTERVCREWAARDSRVKYFRHNENRGVSPNFEFALQQATGKYFMWMADDDEVVSDILHRYVDFLEDHPDYGLVSGQINYWKDGKMRYRETNLSFEGRSGILRAIKYYWKVKEGALIYGMMRREWGQKVRFLPVLGSDWHFVAGMALQGKIKNLDFVGYNKHAGGVSRDFRNYARVFGEKPIWGILPYVKMALDAFRLVVYSEKIYRTVFAPVRLIAALASAIGILVHYYLWIKPRTFGGMLLRSMKIKTPTERKLNTL
- a CDS encoding glycosyltransferase; this encodes MNNPYLASQSPLVSIGIPAYNSGDRIETALNSIARQQYPNIELIISNDASTDHTDEVCRKWAEKDSRIKYFYQEKNLGLAANFEFVLHQATGKYFMWMADDDHLVPDIISYYVNFLENHPAYCLASGKINYWQNGRLRYQEGSLSFEEDRGLIRTIKYYRKVKEGALLYGMMRREMGQKVRFLPILGSDWHFVAGLAFQGKIKNFDFVGYNKYAGGVSRNFKNYARVFGEKPVWGIFPFIKMAIDAFRLVIYGEKIYSTISLPVRIMAGIFSSLGILFHYYILIKPRIIGGRLLRFMKIKTPREWRMEKLQQAEQE